Proteins encoded by one window of Rhodobacteraceae bacterium IMCC1335:
- the ppk2 gene encoding polyphosphate kinase 2 — protein MNETSSTPRDWLEAELEDTLDELYENEFSEPMLTEEIRKIYKDKHPDMLDRRVYYRNLLRLQMELIKLQHWVEATGAKILIICEGRDSAGKGGVIKRITQRLNPRVARVVALPKPSEREQTQWYFQRYVPHLPAGGEIVLFDRSWYNRAGVERVMGFAEEDQVEQFFRDVPEFERMLVRSGILVLKYWFSISDEEQQMRFLMRIHDPMKQWKLSPIDLESRIRWEQYTIAKEDMFARTNIPEAPWYIVEGNDKKRERLNCIEHILGKIPYQDMPSEKITLPERVFNPDYERRVLPDELYVPKIY, from the coding sequence ATGAACGAAACCTCCTCAACCCCGCGCGATTGGCTGGAAGCCGAATTGGAAGATACGCTGGATGAGCTCTATGAAAACGAGTTCAGCGAACCGATGCTAACTGAAGAGATCCGCAAGATTTACAAGGATAAGCATCCGGATATGCTGGATCGGCGGGTCTATTATCGCAACCTGTTGCGCTTGCAGATGGAGCTGATCAAGTTGCAGCATTGGGTTGAAGCCACCGGTGCCAAAATCCTAATCATCTGCGAGGGGCGCGATAGCGCCGGCAAAGGCGGGGTGATAAAGCGCATTACGCAACGCTTGAACCCACGGGTTGCCCGGGTTGTGGCGTTGCCCAAACCCTCAGAGCGCGAGCAGACGCAATGGTATTTTCAGCGTTACGTTCCGCATTTGCCGGCGGGTGGAGAAATCGTTTTGTTCGATCGTTCCTGGTATAATCGTGCCGGTGTTGAGCGGGTGATGGGTTTTGCTGAAGAAGATCAGGTCGAACAGTTTTTTCGCGATGTACCTGAATTTGAACGCATGTTGGTGCGTTCGGGTATTCTTGTTTTGAAATATTGGTTTTCTATTTCAGATGAAGAGCAGCAGATGCGGTTTTTGATGCGCATCCATGATCCGATGAAACAATGGAAGCTTTCGCCGATTGATTTGGAAAGCCGCATTCGTTGGGAGCAATATACAATAGCCAAAGAAGATATGTTTGCCCGTACCAATATTCCTGAAGCGCCTTGGTATATCGTGGAAGGCAACGATAAAAAACGCGAACGGCTGAATTGTATTGAACATATTCTGGGCAAGATTCCCTATCAAGATATGCCGTCTGAAAAGATCACTTTGCCAGAGCGGGTGTTTAATCCTGATTATGAACGCCGCGTGCTGCCCGATGAATTATATGTGCCAAAGATCTATTGA
- a CDS encoding pyridoxal-phosphate dependent enzyme produces the protein MDWPNLIKNASARVAPYIRQTPIVTFETGTLTQPVALKLEQLQHAGSFKTRGAFNTLLGTAPPAAGLVAASGGNHGAAVAYAAQRLGFPARVYVPEIAGPAKISLIRACGADLQVVPGAYSNALEQAKAWEEKTGAMQIHAYDAEATVAGQGSCFVEWEQQGLNADTVLIAVGGGGLIAGALGWFQGRCKIVAVEPERCATLHAALDANAPVNVEVSGVAANALGAQKIGTICFDLAQSTGIESVLVSDAAITQAQRRLWQDLRQVVEPAGAAALAAVLSGAYTPEPDERLAVLVCGGNIASDPLA, from the coding sequence ATGGATTGGCCCAATCTTATAAAAAACGCGAGCGCCCGCGTGGCGCCCTATATTCGACAAACGCCAATTGTGACATTTGAAACCGGCACTCTAACACAGCCTGTGGCGCTTAAATTAGAGCAATTACAACACGCTGGCAGCTTCAAAACCCGCGGCGCTTTTAACACTTTGCTTGGCACAGCACCGCCCGCGGCCGGGCTGGTGGCGGCCTCGGGGGGCAACCATGGTGCCGCCGTGGCTTATGCAGCGCAAAGGCTGGGCTTTCCCGCCCGCGTGTATGTACCGGAAATTGCCGGCCCAGCAAAGATTTCCCTTATCCGCGCCTGCGGCGCAGATCTTCAGGTGGTGCCAGGGGCCTATTCAAACGCCTTAGAACAAGCCAAAGCCTGGGAAGAAAAAACCGGCGCGATGCAAATTCACGCATATGATGCTGAGGCCACGGTTGCAGGCCAAGGCAGCTGTTTCGTTGAATGGGAACAGCAGGGGCTAAATGCCGATACAGTGCTTATCGCGGTGGGCGGCGGCGGGCTGATCGCCGGCGCTTTGGGATGGTTTCAAGGGCGGTGTAAAATTGTTGCCGTTGAACCAGAACGCTGCGCGACGTTACACGCGGCACTGGACGCAAACGCCCCTGTTAATGTTGAGGTCTCGGGCGTTGCGGCAAATGCTTTGGGCGCACAAAAAATTGGCACGATCTGCTTTGATCTGGCGCAATCTACCGGCATAGAATCTGTTCTTGTTTCTGATGCTGCGATCACGCAGGCCCAGCGCAGGCTTTGGCAAGATCTCAGGCAGGTGGTTGAACCCGCAGGCGCTGCCGCTTTGGCGGCTGTGCTCAGTGGCGCCTATACACCTGAGCCAGACGAGCGTTTGGCGGTTTTGGTCTGCGGGGGCAATATTGCTTCAGACCCGCTTGCATAA
- the rpsU gene encoding 30S ribosomal protein S21: protein MQVSVRENNVDQALRVLKKKLQREGVIREMKLKQHFEKPSEKQAREKAEAIRRARKLARKKAERENMM from the coding sequence ATGCAGGTAAGTGTTCGCGAAAACAATGTTGATCAGGCGCTACGGGTTCTGAAAAAGAAGCTGCAACGCGAAGGCGTTATTCGAGAAATGAAGCTGAAGCAGCATTTCGAAAAACCGTCTGAGAAACAGGCGCGCGAAAAAGCTGAGGCGATTCGTCGTGCCCGCAAACTGGCCCGTAAAAAGGCCGAACGCGAAAATATGATGTAA
- a CDS encoding COQ9 family protein — protein sequence MNDPQHDATQALLAAMLMHVPFDGWSETSFRAACADAQISEPAARLHFPRGALDLAVAFHRAGDQAMLEAMQAADLSELKIREKIIYAVRTRLQAVPDKEAVRRGTTLFALPQNSLEGAKLIWGTSDAIWQAIGDGSRDLNWYSKRATLSAVYTSCVLYWLGDDSVNYQATWDFLERRIANVMQFESFKHKMRENPVFSRLSAGPSKIFSKIKAPSSSAVSSLPGQWRGRS from the coding sequence ATGAACGACCCCCAACATGACGCAACACAAGCGTTGCTGGCGGCAATGTTGATGCATGTGCCCTTTGACGGTTGGTCTGAAACCAGCTTCCGGGCGGCGTGTGCTGATGCCCAGATATCCGAGCCTGCGGCGCGTTTGCATTTTCCACGCGGGGCCCTGGATCTGGCGGTTGCTTTTCATCGTGCAGGCGATCAGGCGATGCTAGAGGCGATGCAGGCTGCGGATCTGTCAGAATTGAAAATTCGCGAGAAAATCATCTATGCGGTGCGAACTCGGTTGCAGGCGGTGCCGGATAAAGAAGCGGTCAGACGTGGAACAACCTTATTTGCTCTGCCACAAAACTCGCTTGAAGGCGCCAAATTAATCTGGGGCACAAGCGATGCCATATGGCAGGCGATTGGGGATGGCTCGCGCGATCTCAATTGGTATAGCAAACGCGCAACGTTAAGCGCGGTTTATACCTCTTGCGTTTTATATTGGTTGGGCGATGACAGCGTCAATTATCAAGCAACATGGGATTTTTTAGAGCGGCGTATCGCCAATGTCATGCAGTTTGAAAGCTTCAAACATAAGATGCGGGAAAACCCTGTATTCAGCCGTTTAAGCGCTGGCCCAAGCAAGATTTTCAGCAAAATCAAAGCGCCCTCTTCTTCTGCAGTGAGCTCTTTGCCTGGTCAATGGCGCGGCCGATCATGA
- a CDS encoding zinc-binding dehydrogenase, giving the protein MRAVEIEKPGGPSMLRLCNRPVPQPNYGDVVIKLAYAGVNRPDALQRAGLYDPPAGASDLPGLEASGTICALGTGVHNLQLGDQVCALLPGGGYSEYAVTPAAHCLPIPAGMDLKQAACLPETFFTVWSNVFMRGGLQAGERFLVHGGSSGIGTTAIQLAHAFGARVFTTAGSAAKCQACLDLGAEQAVNYREADFVAALRAEGGAHLILDMVGGEYIPRNLKALADDGRLVQIAFLAGPKLELNFVQMMTRRLTLTGSTLRPQSDLAKARIAQSLLHNVWPLLEKGRIAPVMDSSFALEEAAAAHERMESSAHIGKIVLQVS; this is encoded by the coding sequence ATGCGCGCCGTTGAAATTGAGAAACCGGGCGGCCCGTCTATGCTGCGGCTCTGCAACCGCCCTGTGCCGCAACCAAATTATGGCGATGTGGTGATCAAATTGGCCTATGCCGGGGTCAATCGCCCCGATGCTTTACAGCGTGCGGGTCTCTATGATCCACCGGCAGGGGCCAGCGATTTGCCCGGATTAGAAGCCTCGGGCACGATCTGCGCATTGGGGACTGGCGTGCATAATCTGCAGCTGGGTGATCAGGTATGCGCCTTACTGCCAGGTGGGGGCTATTCAGAATATGCGGTCACCCCTGCTGCGCATTGCTTGCCGATCCCAGCCGGTATGGATTTAAAGCAGGCGGCCTGCTTGCCTGAAACCTTTTTCACCGTGTGGTCAAATGTATTTATGCGCGGGGGATTGCAGGCCGGTGAGCGGTTTTTGGTGCATGGTGGATCTTCCGGTATTGGCACCACAGCGATTCAATTGGCGCATGCGTTTGGAGCGCGGGTTTTCACGACCGCGGGCAGCGCTGCAAAATGTCAGGCCTGTTTGGATCTTGGGGCTGAGCAAGCGGTGAATTACCGCGAGGCGGATTTTGTGGCGGCGCTGCGTGCAGAGGGCGGCGCCCATCTTATTTTGGATATGGTTGGAGGCGAGTATATCCCGCGCAATCTCAAAGCTTTGGCCGATGATGGGCGGTTGGTACAGATTGCCTTCTTGGCAGGTCCCAAACTAGAATTGAATTTTGTGCAGATGATGACGCGGCGCTTAACCTTAACCGGCAGCACGCTGCGCCCGCAGTCTGATCTGGCAAAAGCGCGGATTGCCCAAAGCTTGTTGCACAACGTATGGCCGCTTCTGGAAAAGGGACGGATCGCACCGGTGATGGATAGCAGCTTTGCTTTGGAAGAGGCTGCAGCCGCGCATGAGCGGATGGAAAGCAGCGCCCATATCGGTAAGATTGTGCTTCAGGTTTCATAA
- a CDS encoding peptidase has translation MQDVRRGAFEVSETAEQRLKNIALVFGLLSVAAVVFDFYPYTMFFSLPFCAIWIYCAWLRSEPQLKWINIVFFCLYVFGISRYFWLV, from the coding sequence ATGCAAGATGTGCGTCGCGGGGCGTTTGAAGTGTCAGAAACGGCCGAACAACGGTTGAAAAATATTGCCTTGGTGTTTGGTCTGTTAAGCGTCGCAGCGGTGGTTTTTGATTTTTACCCCTATACGATGTTCTTTTCACTGCCCTTTTGTGCGATTTGGATTTATTGCGCGTGGCTGCGTAGCGAACCGCAGTTAAAATGGATCAATATTGTATTTTTTTGCCTCTATGTATTCGGTATTTCCCGGTATTTTTGGCTGGTGTGA